One Oryza brachyantha chromosome 3, ObraRS2, whole genome shotgun sequence DNA segment encodes these proteins:
- the LOC102704502 gene encoding E3 ubiquitin-protein ligase SIRP1-like, which produces MEQVQGERYWCHHCAEEIEPVLPDMKCPSCHDGFVEDMASAGFEPATNLRSDHLSLWAPVLLGMMGGSSRRSRLRREIMEDDDDDDDDEDDSDHELEDLFRRRRRGSSLVRLLQTLRDDLRGLDDTVRDRERDRERERREILRERMRERERERRRERTESLILINSNNEAIILQGTFGPDDNQEDSSNTSSGVSLGDYFLGPGLDVLLQRLAESDLNRSGTPPAKKEAVAALPTVNIQEVLGCSVCLEDFEMGTEAKEMPCQHKFHSQCILPWLELHSSCPICRFQLPSEESKNPCESASGIVSVNDDGDDAGTSNSDVDSTNHSGSPIFSALSALFSNQSSSSSSDDNAPHSYEN; this is translated from the coding sequence ATGGAACAAGTTCAGGGAGAAAGGTACTGGTGCCACCACTGCGCGGAAGAGATCGAACCTGTGCTGCCTGATATGAAGTGCCCTAGTTGTCATGACGGGTTTGTGGAAGATATGGCGTCTGCAGGCTTTGAGCCGGCGACCAACTTGAGGTCTGATCATCTGTCCCTCTGGGCACCAGTGCTGCTTGGGATGATGGGAGGCTCGTCTCGGCGATCAAGGCTCCGAAGGGAGATCATGGAggatgatgacgacgatgacgatgatgaaGATGATTCAGACCATGAGCTTGAAGACTTGTTTAGGAGGCGAAGGAGGGGCTCATCCCTTGTTAGGCTCCTCCAGACCCTCCGGGATGACTTAAGGGGCTTGGATGACACTGTCAGGGATAGGGAGAGAGacagggagagagaaagaagggaGATCCTAAGGGAGaggatgagagagagggagagagaacgGAGAAGAGAAAGGACAGAAAGCTTAATACTGATCAACTCCAACAATGAGGCCATTATTCTCCAAGGAACATTTGGACCTGATGACAACCAAGAGGACTCCAGCAATACAAGTTCTGGTGTTTCACTTGGCGACTACTTTCTTGGTCCTGGATTAGATGTCCTCTTGCAGCGTTTGGCAGAGAGCGATCTAAACCGTTCTGGCACACCACCTGCCAAGAAGGAAGCTGTAGCAGCATTGCCCACTGTGAACATCCAGGAAGTATTAGGCTGCTCTGTTTGTCTTGAGGATTTTGAAATGGGGACAGAAGCGAAGGAGATGCCTTGTCAACATAAGTTTCACTCCCAGTGCATACTTCCATGGCTGGAGCTCCACAGTTCTTGCCCAATCTGCAGGTTTCAGTTGCCTTCTGAGGAATCCAAAAACCCATGTGAATCAGCTAGTGGAATTGTGTCAGTGAACGATGATGGAGATGATGCTGGTACAAGTAATAGTGATGTAGATAGTACTAACCACTCTGGTAGTCCTATATTCTCTGCTTTGAGTGCGCTTTTCTCAAATCAGTCGTCCTCATCCTCATCTGATGATAATGCTCCACACTCTTATGAGAACTGA
- the LOC102709550 gene encoding calmodulin-like protein 2 — MSQLVATIEYCGLAVSVSSLLIRFVLHPLVKDAILMSRAALRSASCAILGLLAHDDSALVAAVQPPTPMRRQCERCARGGGLSRHDVAAVVASLGLVTGEEEEEEDEEGGEGACGACEAAAAVEALTEGKVAGEGELREAFYVFDRDEDGYVGAAELWNVLRRLGMAEGARYGDCVRMIAAYDGDGDGRISFPEFRAMMENAV, encoded by the coding sequence ATGTCGCAGCTTGTGGCGACGATCGAGTACTGCGGCCTCGCCGTGTCGGTGTCGTCTCTCCTGATCAGGTTCGTCCTCCACCCGCTCGTCAAGGACGCCATCCTCATGTCCAGGGCGGCCCTGAGATCCGCCTCCTGCGCAATCCTCGGCCTCCTCGCGCACGACGAcagcgcgctcgtcgccgccgtccagccgccgacgccgatgaGGCGGCAATGCGAGCGGtgtgcgcggggaggcggcctgTCGCGGCACGACGTCGCGGCGGTCGTGGCGAGCCTCGGGCTGGTgaccggcgaggaggaggaggaggaggacgaagagggcggcgagggggcGTGCGGCGCgtgcgaggcggcggcggcggtggaggcgctgACGGAGGGGAAGGTGGCCGGGGAGGGGGAGCTGCGGGAGGCGTTCTACGTGTTCGACCGCGACGAGGACGGGTacgtcggcgcggcggagctgTGGAATGTGCTGCGGCGGCTGGGCATGGCGGAGGGCGCCCGGTACGGCGACTGCGTGAGGATGATCGCGGCgtacgacggcgacggcgacggcaggaTCAGCTTCCCAGAGTTCAGGGCCATGATGGAGAACGCGGTTTAG
- the LOC121053973 gene encoding probable calcium-binding protein CML21 — MDRSNVWPLVASIHGGLVVSVSSLLIMLLLKPIVKDAMAMVRGIRTVSRALVSLLVARGGCGGGGGDVDDAVVRPPRRYCQRCDDDRRGGAAAAGMSRHDVAAVMESLGMAMEAAEDHEDERGRQQQQTCGACEAVAAVEELTEKKVAGEGELRDAFGVFDRDGDGYVSAGELRAVLRRLGMEEGARHGDCARMIAAYDGDGDGRISFREFRAMMENAA, encoded by the coding sequence ATGGATCGATCGAACGTGTGGCCGCTGGTGGCGTCGATCCATGGCGGTCTCGTCGTGTCGGTGTCGTCTCTCCTGATCATGCTGCTCCTGAAGCCGATCGTCAAGGACGCCATGGCGATGGTCAGAGGCATACGCACCGTGTCGCGCGCGCTCGTCAGCCTTCTCGTCGCGCGGggcgggtgcggcggcggcggcggcgacgtggacGACGCCGTGGTCCGGCCTCCGCGGCGGTACTGCCAGCGGTGCGATGATGATcggaggggcggcgcggcggcggcggggatgtCGCGCCACGACGTTGCGGCGGTGATGGAGAGCCTCGGCATGGCaatggaggcggcggaggatcaCGAGGACGAacgagggcggcagcagcagcagacgtGCGGCGCGtgcgaggcggtggcggcggtggaggagctgACGGAGAAGAAGGTGGCCGGAGAGGGCGAGCTGCGGGATGCGTTCGGGGTGTTCGACCGCGACGGGGACGGGTACGTgagcgccggcgagctgcggGCCGTGCTGCGGAGGCTGGGCATGGAGGAAggcgcgcggcacggcgactGCGCGAGGATGATCGCGGCgtacgacggcgacggcgacggccggatcAGCTTCCGCGAGTTCCGGGCCATGATGGAGAACGCGGCTTAG
- the LOC102704875 gene encoding NAC domain-containing protein 2 has translation MGMAVRRRERDAEAELNLPPGFRFHPTDDELVEHYLCRKAAGQRLPVPIIAEVDLYKFDPWDLPERALFGAREWYFFTPRDRKYPNGSRPNRAAGNGYWKATGADKPVAPRGRTLGIKKALVFYAGKAPRGVKTDWIMHEYRLADAGRAAAGAKKGSLRLDDWVLCRLYNKKNEWEKMQQGKEVKEEASDMVTSQSHSHTHSWGETRTPESEIVDNDPFPELDSFPAFQPAPPAMMVPKQESVDDASGERANAAIPRNNSSLFVDLSYDDIQGMYSGLDMLPPGDDFYSSLFASPRVRGATPRAGAGMGMAPF, from the exons ATGGGGAtggcggtgaggaggagggagagggacgcggaggcggagctgaACCTGCCGCCGGGGTTCAGGTTCCACCCGACGGACGACGAGCTGGTGGAGCACTACCTGTGCAGGAAggcggcggggcagcggcTGCCGGTGCCGATCATCGCCGAGGTGGACCTGTACAAGTTCGACCCGTGGGACCTGCCGGAGCGGGCGCTCTTCGGCGCCAGGGAGTGGTACTTCTTCACGCCCAGGGACCGCAAGTACCCCAACGGCTCGCGCCCCAaccgcgccgccggcaacGGCTACTGGAAGGCCACCGGCGCCGACAAGCCCGTCGCGCCGCGGGGCCGCACGCTTGGGATCAAGAAGGCGCTCGTCTTCTACGCCGGCAAGGCGCCTCGAGGGGTCAAGACGGATTGGATCATGCACGAGTACaggctcgccgacgccggccgcgccgccgccggtgccaaGAAGGGATCACTCAGG TTGGACGACTGGGTGCTGTGCCGTCTCTACAACAAGAAGAACGAGTGGGAGAAGATGCAGCAGGGGAAGGAGGTGAAGGAAGAGGCGTCAGACATGGTGACCTCGCAGTCCCACTCGCACACCCACTCATGGGGCGAGACGCGCACGCCGGAGTCGGAGATCGTGGACAACGACCCATTCCCAGAGCTGGACTCATTCCCGGCATtccagccggcgccgccggcgatgatgGTGCCGAAGCAAGAATCGGTGGACGACGCCTCCGGCGAGAGGGCCAACGCAGCCATCCCAAGGAACAACAGCAGCCTGTTCGTGGACCTCAGCTACGACGACATCCAGGGCATGTACAGCGGCCTCGACATGCTGCCGCCGGGGGACGACTTCTACTCGTCGCTCTTCGCCTCGCCGC